GCGCGCCGTCGGCTGGGCGATGCACGGCTGCCCGCGCGGCGTCCCCTGGCACCGGGTCGTCAACGCCTCGGGCGGATGCTCGACCGAGAGGCTGTCGCATCTCCCGCCAGGCTTGCAGCGCGCTCTGCTGGCCGCGGAAGGGGTGATTTTCCGCAAGAACGGCACGCTCGATCTGGCCGACTACCGGTGGAACCCCGTCCCCGGGAGAGCCACCGGGAAATCGACCGGCCCTGAAACGCTCCGCCCCCGAAAACCGGCTGGGCGCCCGCGGCGTCCGAGTCGCTGAACCGCCGCGACAACCTTGACCTCCTCCCCGCGGGGGGAGGACAATCGCCTCATTTCCGGCCCGTGGGGGGCCGGCTATCGTTCCAGCGTCACCGTTCCAAAGTCAGGAAAAGCGGCGGAG
Above is a window of Candidatus Polarisedimenticolia bacterium DNA encoding:
- a CDS encoding MGMT family protein, with product MLRRTADRKRALAGTIRLHGEIEGPRPSAWEAVYAAARRIPRGRVMTYGQIATLLGSRLSPRAVGWAMHGCPRGVPWHRVVNASGGCSTERLSHLPPGLQRALLAAEGVIFRKNGTLDLADYRWNPVPGRATGKSTGPETLRPRKPAGRPRRPSR